The Planctellipticum variicoloris DNA window GGGTTGTAACGCCAGTACGGCCGCCCGGTCAATGGCGGTTGCCGCAGGCCGCCCGCGATACGCTACGCGTCGGCTTCGCCCGTAACGTCTTTGCCTGAAGACTGTTGCAGCTTCTGGAGGAAGTCTTCGCTCAGCCCGGCCGCCCGGCGGGCTTCAGCCTGAAAGTCGTCTCCGACCGACTTCTCCGGCCGGAGCGGCCACTGCAGGTGCTGCGTGTACGCCTCCCAGTCGCTGAGATGCGCGGGTTTGAGTCTCCGCAGCCATTCGATCCCGAACCGGACGTGCTCGATTTCGTCCTTGTGGATCGCCCGCATCATCGCCGCGCTCTTGGGATCGTCGACCTTCAGAAAAAAGCCTTCAAACTCAACCGTATGATCCAGGTTCCGCCCTTCAAACGTCAGCGGCAACCCCGCCAGGTAGTCCAGGATGCTGGCAAACTGCAGAGCCTTCTTCCAGATGTAGCAATTCACCGGCAGCTCGCCGAACGCAATTCCGAGCGTCGCCCCCCGCTCCATATGCATCCGCGTGTGGCGCTGTTCGTCCTCCATGACCCGCGCCATTCCCAGGCGAAACTCCGTCGGCGCTTCGGGAAACGTCAACAGGACCCAGGCCATCACTTCGAGCGCCTGCAGCTCATGATTCGCCATGATGTGATGCGCAATCGCACGCCGTCGCGGATCGCCGAAAGTCTCCGGATGCGGCATCGCAGGCGCTGTCCGCCGGGGAGCAAACTTCAGATTGGCCGGTCTGCCGGGTTCCAGTATCCGCAGCGCCGGCCCCGGCGAATCATCCGTGAACGGCTCTCGCACCCGTTCGAGTTTGACCTCCAGCGACTCCGACAGCAGCACCCGCTCCGCAAACGTCCGCAGTTCCATGCTGTGTTGCTACCGGTCGGGTGAAGTCTGGGGGCGTTTCGGCGGTCGCGAGGTGCGGGTGGCCGGGGCAGGAGCGTCTTCGCGATGCCCCGGATTCAGAAGACCGGGGCTTCCCTTCGGTCCAGCCCTGGCCACCCGATGTCTGGCGACTCTGCAACGACCCGGCGGCTCATGTGTCTTTGTCTCTGCTGTCTGCTATCCCCGCCCGCCTTCGCAACACGTTTCGCAGATTGCGTGGCATTGCGAGCAGACCAGCTTGTGCCGGATCTCCATCAGCCCGCCGCCGCACACCGGGCAGACACAGAAGGATCCGACGTCACCCGTCGACTCGCCCGCAGGCGGCGTGGAGCCGGTTTCCGTCTGCGGATTCTGCGGTGCGTCGTGCATGGCATCCCTTCCTCGGTCTGAACTTCTCAATGGGTGGCTGGCGTCGGAGTCCGCGACGACTTAGAGCTGCGAGTCCGTTACGCCCCGCCTGCAATCAGCTTGATCGCGCGGATCACATAGACGTACCCGCTCCACACCGTCACCGCGACCATCGTCCACAGCGACACGTCGCGAGTCACTGCAAACCAGGGCAGATCTTTGAACAGCGGATCGAGCGACAGCATCGCCATCGTCGCCGCCGCGCACTGCAGAAACATCTTCAGCTTGCCGCTGGCCGACGCCGAAAAGTCCGCTCCCCGCTGCTCCAGAAAACCGCGCAGGCTGGTGACCAGCATCTCGCGCCCGATCACGATCAGCACCATCCACGGATTGACGCCCGAGTCCTTGTGGATCAGCAGAAACAGGAACGCGCCCCCGGTGATGAACTTGTCCGCAAACGGATCCAGAATCCGCCCCAGCGTCGTCACCAGCTTCCATTTGCGGGCGATCCAGCCGTCCAGAATGTCGGTCAGCACCGCAAACACGAACAGCCCGGCGCACCAGGTCCACTCGATCCCCGCGGACATCAGCCCGAACAGCACCAGCGACAGCGCCAGCCTCGCAATCGTGATTGCGTTCGGCACATTCAGCGATTGCTCACGCGGGGCGGTGCTCATGGCGGTCCATCATTCGGGAGAAACGATCGGCAGCGAGACCGCCGGGACGGCAGCCGCCGCCGGGGTCTCCTCGGCGTCCGCAGCAATCGCGACGCCGACCAGATCGTAATCCCGCCGCTCGACGATCTCCACCGGGACGAACTGCCCCACCTGCAGGTTCTCGCCCGAAACGTAAACCACGCCGTCAATTTCGGGAGCATCGCAGAAGAATCGCCCGGACCAGACGCCGTCGCCGACTTCCTCGTCGATCAGAGCGTCGAGCTCGTAGCCGACCAGCGATTCCTGGCACTCGAACGCAATCTGCTGCTGCAGCGCCATCAGCTCGTCCCGCCGGGCAATCTTCACCTCTTCCGGCAAATGATCGGGCAGTTTCACTGCCGGCGTCCCCGGCTCCAGCGAGTACGGAAAAGCTCCCATGCGCTCGAAGCGCGTCTCCCGGACGAAGTCCTTGAGTTCCTCGAACTGGGCGTCGGTCTCGCCGGGGAAGCCCACGACGAAGGTCGTTCGCATCACCAGGTTCGGGATCCGCTCCCGCAGCTTGCCGACCAGCTCGATCGTCTGCGCTCCGTTCACCCGGCGCTGCATCCGCTTGAGCATCGTGTCGTTGATGTGCTGCAGCGGCATGTCGAGGTACGGCAAAATCTTCGACGAACCGGCGATCGTGTCAATCAGCGCGTCTGTGAAATTGATCGGATACAGGTACATCAGCCGGATCCACTCGATCCCATCGACCTGCTCCAGCTCTTTCAGCAGCTCCATCAGCCGGACTCTGCCGTACAGATCGAGTCCGTAGTAGGTCGTGTCCTGGGCGACGAGGATCAGTTCCTTGACGCCGTCCGCCGCGAGTTCTCTGGCCTCCGCGATGACCATTTCGATCGGCTTGGTGATGTGCTTGCCGCGCATCTTGGGGATCGAGCAGAACGTGCAGGTCCGGTCGCAGCCTTCGGAGATCTTCAGATAGGCGTAGTGATTCGGCGTAATCCGCAGCCTGGCCCGGTCGTCCATCGCCTTGACCGGAGCCGGCCGGAACAGCTCCCGCTGCTCGCGGGCCCCGCCGATCAGGTGGTCGGCCACTCGGTTGATCTCATCCCGGCCGAAGACGCCGACGATGTGATCGATCTCGGGCAGTTCATCCAGCAGAGCCGGCCCGATCCGCTCCGGCAGGCAGCCGGCGACGATCACCCCCCGCGTCTGCCCGGTCCGCTTGAGGTCGAGCATCTCGCGGATGACCGATTTCGACTCCTCGCGGGAGGACTCAATGAACCCGCAGGTGTTGACGATGACGAAATCGGCTCCCGACGGCTCGGAGACGAGGGCGTACCCGTCGAGCGCCAGCGTCCCCAGCATTTTCTCGCTGTCGACGAGGTTCTTGGGGCAGCCCAGGCTGACGAAGGCGTAAGTGCCCTTTGAGATTCTGGACTCATCAGGAATCTGAGAAGCGGATGGATCGAAAATCGGCAATTGATTCATTAACAAATTCACTTCAGCGAAATAGTTCAGCGATCTTTGCTTTCGAACGGAGTGTCCGATTCGAACTGGCTCGGGAGTGGGAGTCTTGCTCCGCACCACGGACAGAAACCGATCGGTATACAGCCACTGTGGTCCTTCCGGTCCAGCAACCCGTACAGTTCGAGTCCTTCAACGAACACGATCAACCGTTCGTCATCCGACTCGATCTCAAATTGCTTCGTCATACCCCAGCAGCAATATGGCTTCATCTAGTTCAGAGCTTTTTCTGCGGCCGAGACAATCTCTTCCGCAAGTTGAGGGTTGGATGCCAGGTGGTCCCAGTCAAGGCTGGGACAGAAGATATTCAGGACCCGA harbors:
- a CDS encoding ferritin-like domain-containing protein, whose amino-acid sequence is MELRTFAERVLLSESLEVKLERVREPFTDDSPGPALRILEPGRPANLKFAPRRTAPAMPHPETFGDPRRRAIAHHIMANHELQALEVMAWVLLTFPEAPTEFRLGMARVMEDEQRHTRMHMERGATLGIAFGELPVNCYIWKKALQFASILDYLAGLPLTFEGRNLDHTVEFEGFFLKVDDPKSAAMMRAIHKDEIEHVRFGIEWLRRLKPAHLSDWEAYTQHLQWPLRPEKSVGDDFQAEARRAAGLSEDFLQKLQQSSGKDVTGEADA
- the pgsA gene encoding CDP-diacylglycerol--glycerol-3-phosphate 3-phosphatidyltransferase, coding for MSTAPREQSLNVPNAITIARLALSLVLFGLMSAGIEWTWCAGLFVFAVLTDILDGWIARKWKLVTTLGRILDPFADKFITGGAFLFLLIHKDSGVNPWMVLIVIGREMLVTSLRGFLEQRGADFSASASGKLKMFLQCAAATMAMLSLDPLFKDLPWFAVTRDVSLWTMVAVTVWSGYVYVIRAIKLIAGGA
- the rimO gene encoding 30S ribosomal protein S12 methylthiotransferase RimO translates to MNQLPIFDPSASQIPDESRISKGTYAFVSLGCPKNLVDSEKMLGTLALDGYALVSEPSGADFVIVNTCGFIESSREESKSVIREMLDLKRTGQTRGVIVAGCLPERIGPALLDELPEIDHIVGVFGRDEINRVADHLIGGAREQRELFRPAPVKAMDDRARLRITPNHYAYLKISEGCDRTCTFCSIPKMRGKHITKPIEMVIAEARELAADGVKELILVAQDTTYYGLDLYGRVRLMELLKELEQVDGIEWIRLMYLYPINFTDALIDTIAGSSKILPYLDMPLQHINDTMLKRMQRRVNGAQTIELVGKLRERIPNLVMRTTFVVGFPGETDAQFEELKDFVRETRFERMGAFPYSLEPGTPAVKLPDHLPEEVKIARRDELMALQQQIAFECQESLVGYELDALIDEEVGDGVWSGRFFCDAPEIDGVVYVSGENLQVGQFVPVEIVERRDYDLVGVAIAADAEETPAAAAVPAVSLPIVSPE
- a CDS encoding DUF6980 family protein, with amino-acid sequence MKPYCCWGMTKQFEIESDDERLIVFVEGLELYGLLDRKDHSGCIPIGFCPWCGARLPLPSQFESDTPFESKDR